In the Pseudoalteromonas sp. A25 genome, CTGCTTCACACCAGCCACGCATAATTACTTTGTCACCATCTTCTAGGAATTTACGTTCTTCACCATTTTCAAGCGTAATGCTCTCTTTGCCACCACGTGATAGCTCTAGTAGAGACCCTGCTTCTTCATGCTCTGGACCAGATTGAGTCCCTGAACCTAACATGTCGCCTGGTAAAAAGTTACAGCCGTTAACGGTATGGTGCGTTACCATTTGTGCTACAGTCCAATAGCTGTGTTTGAAGCTAGACTCAGACAATTTAGCGGCACTTTGCTGTGCTTCACGCATTTTTGCAGTTTCAAGCAGCACATCCATTTGGATATCAAACGCACCCGCTTCACGGTTATGTGAAGACTCTAAGTATGCCATCGGCTGCGGATCGTTCTCATCACGGTGCCACTGAGTGCGATACGGTGCTAATGCTTCAGTTGTTACAATCCAAGGCGATACTGTAGAAGCAAAGTTTTTCGCAAGGAATGGGCCCAACGGCTGGTATTCCCATGCTTGTAAATCACGAGCAGACCAGTCATTGAATAGACAGAAACCAAACACATGGTTTTCAGCGTTTTCAATGGCAATTTGATCACCTAGTTCATTACCGTTACCCAAGTAAATACCTAGTTCTAATTCATAGTCAAGACGCTTACATGGGCCAAATGAAGGAGTATCTGCATCAGGTGCTTTGGTTTGACCTTTAGGGCGATGAAAAGCTTGACCAGATACATCAATTGAAGATGAACGACCATGATAGCCAATTGGCACCCACTTGTAGTTTGGAAGTAGAGGGTTATCAGGGCGGAATAACTTTCCAACTGCGGTTGCATGGTAGATTGACGTATAAAAATCTGTGTAATCACCAATGTGGCAAGGCATTGAGTACTCTACGTCAGCTTGTGCAACTAGGGCGTTCTCAAGCGCGGCTTGATGCTCTGAACCTTCACGTAAAGCGCGAGATAATGCTAAACGTAGAGAAGACCAATATGTCTGACCTAATCCCATAAATTCATTCAAGGCTTGCGCGTTTGCTGCCTCGACAGCGACTTGTGCTTCACCAGAGAAAATCGCTGCCTCAGCAACAACAGCAAGATCGAGTACTTGATCACCGATAGCAACACCGCCACGGAACTCTTCATTGCTGCCTTTGCGGCGGAATACCGCAAATGGTAAGTTCTGGATTGGAAAATCTGTACCAGCTAGGTTTGCACTCGCAACCCAGCTTTTTAGATTAATATCATGAGTTTCGTTAATAAAAGACATTGCCGTTCCTTTTTACTTTTGGTTAGTGCTATTTTGCCCTAACTAAAATGGAAAAAGCAGCTTTTAAAAAGCTGCTTGTGAAAATAATAACTTTAATAAAGTTTAGATCACGCCGCGACGCTCTTGGTCACGTTCGATAGATTCGAATAGCGCTTGGAAGTTACCTTCACCGAAGCCACCGTCGTCAACGCGTTGGATCATCTCAATAAAGATTGGGCCAAATAGGTTTTTGGTAAAGATCTGTAGTAAGTAACAGTTCTCGCTTTGGCTATCTACTAAGATTTGGTGCTCTCTAATTTTGTCTTTGTCTTCTTTAACCCAAGGAACACGATCAAAGATAGTATCGTAGTAGTGGTCAACGATATCTAGTGTAGCGATTGTACTTTTGTCTAACTGATCGAGTGAACCTACTAGGTCGTTAGTTAAAAATGCTAAATGCTGTACACCTGGACCATTGTACTCATCAAGGTACTCATCGATCTGGTTGTTGTTGTCGTCTTTACCTTCGTTAATTGGAATAGAGAAGGTGCCACAAGGTGACTTAAGCGCGTAAGACAATAACGCAGTTTTCTGACCTTTAATGTCAAAATAGCGCACTTCTTCAAAACCAAATACGTCTTTGTAGAAGTTAGCCCATGTTTCCATGGTGCCTTTGTATACGTTATTGGTTAAGTGGTCGATACGGATAAAGCCCTTGTCTTTAACAATGTTTTGCTCTTCAAGATCAACAAAGTCTTTGTCGTAGATTGAACCTTTTTCGCCAAACTCTTCAATGAAGTAAATTAAGCTATCGCCAATACCGTAAATTGCTGGGTAAGGTAAATCTTTATTTGCAGAGTCGGTTGCAGGTTTTGCACCGCGCTCAACAGCAATTTCAAACGCTTTTTGTGCGTTTTCTACGCGCCAACCCATAGAGCAAATTGCAGGGCCATGGCTTTTTGCAAATGCTGCAGAGAAACCTTCGCGCTCGTTATTTAGTAAAAAGTGAATGTCGTTCTGGTTGTAGTAGACGATGTCTTTATCTTTAAACTTTTTCAGTTTTGAGAAACCAAAATCGGTGAACACTTTATCCATATAGTCCGCATCTGGTGTTGCGTACTCGGTAAATTCGATACCAACTAAACCTAGTGGGTTATTTACTTCACTCATTGTCATACTCCCGCAATTAAGCAAATTGGGTTGCTTGTTAGATTATGTTTTTCAGTAGGTGGATGATTAATCAAAAACGCGCAAAGAGGAAGAGTCGACCTCTATTTAACTGACAGGTCAGTTGTAAATTTAGTTGCACAAACGTCGCTATCTCACGTTGAGAGTGAACAGCAGGGTAACGATACATTTTTACTTGTCGTTAAAACACCAATATAAACGTGTAAAAAGTTATACTTTTCATTTGGTTATGTGTCTGTCGTTAAGCGGGGAGGCGTAATTAAGCTGTCGTGTTAACCATGTATGTTTGTACTGATAAGTTTACAATTATAGTGTTGAAAGGGGTTGCTTGTGAATTTTGAGCATAAAAAAAGCAAGGCCACATGTACCTTGCTTTTTGATTAACTTTGTTTGTTAGGCTGTTGCTGTATCTGTCAGGCCTTGTTTTTCCCAGATTTTTGCTTTGAAGCTCATTAGCACTAACACAATACCAATTCCGATACTAAATAACGCAATTTGTAAGTATAAGTTCGGGATGTCTTCAACATTATTAGGATCGAAGCCACCGGCCAATAAGCCAGCGATGATATTACCAATAGAATAGGTAAGTACGAATACGCCCATCATTTGGCCAGAAAAGCGTTGTGGCGATAAACGACTTACCGCACTAAGTGCAACCGGGCTTAGACACAGCTCACCCACCGTATGCAGGAAGTAAGTAGTAACAAGCCAGTAAGGTGCTACTTTCAAGCCTTCAGCCGCGTATTGAGCCGCCATAAACATCACTAAGAAACCAGAAGCCATGATAATGAGACCGAATGCACATTTTACGCTGTAAGAAGGTGTGATCATCTTTTTAGAGAGGTTGATCCAAAGTGCAGCAAAAAATGGCGATAGAACAATAATGAAAATGGCGTTAAGTGATTGGAACCAAGCTGTTGGAATTTCAAAGCTGCCCACTAGACGGTCGGTATAGTCTCGCGCAAAAAGGTTAAGCGATGAACCAGCTTGTTCAAAGCCAGACCAGAAACAGGCTGATGCAACACAGACTAAAAACAATGCCCACATGCGGCGTTTTTCTTCTTCTGTTAATTGGCCCTTAAAGTAAATAATGCCAAAGTACAAAAAGAAGATAAGTGTGAATGCGATTGCAACATAACCAGCAATCACTATTGGGTCAATCGTGATTGCGCCCGTTGTCGCACCAACCACAACTGCCGCTACAACAGCAACAAACGTTACTATACCCAGCCAAGCTTTTTTAACACCTTGCGCAGATAACGGGTTAGCCGGTTGAGCGCTGTGGCTTGGTAGATGCCTTGTTGTTAAGTAATATTGGATTAAGCCAATACCCATACCAACAGCTGCTGCACCAAATGCCCAGTGCCAGCCAACATTTTCCATAAAGTAACCACATACGTAGTAACCAATAATAGAGCCTAGGTTGATACCCATATAATAAATGGCATAACCACTATCGCGGCGTTCGTCATCGCTTGAATATAGTTGTCCAACCATTGCACTGATGTTTGGTTTCAATAAACCAGTACCTGAGGCAACAAAAATTAAGCCAATAAAAAATGAATGTTCATGGGGGATTGCTAGAATGATGTGGCCAATCATAATAATAATGCCGCCATACCATACCGCTTTTTGTCCCCCGAATAGGCGG is a window encoding:
- a CDS encoding peptide MFS transporter, yielding MSSSSNGGFFGHPKGLSTLFFTEMWERMSYYGMRALLVLFMTASLQEEGLGFTVASAAAIYGLYTGAVYFLGLPGGWLADRLFGGQKAVWYGGIIIMIGHIILAIPHEHSFFIGLIFVASGTGLLKPNISAMVGQLYSSDDERRDSGYAIYYMGINLGSIIGYYVCGYFMENVGWHWAFGAAAVGMGIGLIQYYLTTRHLPSHSAQPANPLSAQGVKKAWLGIVTFVAVVAAVVVGATTGAITIDPIVIAGYVAIAFTLIFFLYFGIIYFKGQLTEEEKRRMWALFLVCVASACFWSGFEQAGSSLNLFARDYTDRLVGSFEIPTAWFQSLNAIFIIVLSPFFAALWINLSKKMITPSYSVKCAFGLIIMASGFLVMFMAAQYAAEGLKVAPYWLVTTYFLHTVGELCLSPVALSAVSRLSPQRFSGQMMGVFVLTYSIGNIIAGLLAGGFDPNNVEDIPNLYLQIALFSIGIGIVLVLMSFKAKIWEKQGLTDTATA
- the hppD gene encoding 4-hydroxyphenylpyruvate dioxygenase produces the protein MSEVNNPLGLVGIEFTEYATPDADYMDKVFTDFGFSKLKKFKDKDIVYYNQNDIHFLLNNEREGFSAAFAKSHGPAICSMGWRVENAQKAFEIAVERGAKPATDSANKDLPYPAIYGIGDSLIYFIEEFGEKGSIYDKDFVDLEEQNIVKDKGFIRIDHLTNNVYKGTMETWANFYKDVFGFEEVRYFDIKGQKTALLSYALKSPCGTFSIPINEGKDDNNNQIDEYLDEYNGPGVQHLAFLTNDLVGSLDQLDKSTIATLDIVDHYYDTIFDRVPWVKEDKDKIREHQILVDSQSENCYLLQIFTKNLFGPIFIEMIQRVDDGGFGEGNFQALFESIERDQERRGVI
- the fahA gene encoding fumarylacetoacetase; its protein translation is MSFINETHDINLKSWVASANLAGTDFPIQNLPFAVFRRKGSNEEFRGGVAIGDQVLDLAVVAEAAIFSGEAQVAVEAANAQALNEFMGLGQTYWSSLRLALSRALREGSEHQAALENALVAQADVEYSMPCHIGDYTDFYTSIYHATAVGKLFRPDNPLLPNYKWVPIGYHGRSSSIDVSGQAFHRPKGQTKAPDADTPSFGPCKRLDYELELGIYLGNGNELGDQIAIENAENHVFGFCLFNDWSARDLQAWEYQPLGPFLAKNFASTVSPWIVTTEALAPYRTQWHRDENDPQPMAYLESSHNREAGAFDIQMDVLLETAKMREAQQSAAKLSESSFKHSYWTVAQMVTHHTVNGCNFLPGDMLGSGTQSGPEHEEAGSLLELSRGGKESITLENGEERKFLEDGDKVIMRGWCEADGFNRIGFGSVEGTVLPAK